In the Plasmodium gaboni strain SY75 chromosome 13, whole genome shotgun sequence genome, GTGAAGAACAATAATTCCTTGTTAGTAGCATATTCAAATAATCAAAAAGAATTATGGGTTACCTTATTAGAAAAAGCTTTTGTGAAATTGATGGGAGGATCATATTCTATGTTTGGTTCTAATCCTGGTTCTGATTTGTATTATTTGACAGGTTGGATACCAGTAACAATATCGTTGAAATCTAAGATCAGTAGTTCTCCCCCGTCATTTGACAAGCATAGTATGCATTCTTTGATAAGGGATGAATATATAGATGGGTATAATGATGGCTATATAGATGGatgtacatataaaagTGAAATCGTAATGATAAATAACAAATGTGAATGTGgtaaaaatgatgaatatataGATGACACAAGGTATAactataataataaaaaggatGATGATCAATATGAcaatgatgataatatagcatataatgataataattataattataattattgttGTTTCTATAAAGACGATTATGAGATAGGAAATAAACTGGAAAAACAATTCCTGAAGGAAGAATTAACTACTATGGAtttttctaaatatatGAACGGATCTGTTGATAATTATAGCGATTTGATTAAGAGAGGAGGTTATAAAACGTTGGGTATAAATTATGAAGAAGGGaaatatgaagaatatGAACAATATGATTCTTATGAAGAGTATGATGAAAAATGGGATAGTGTTTggaataatatttatgatgGTATAAAAAAAGGGAAATGTGTTGTATGTTTAGGTACATTAGAATTAAAAGATGCTGCTCCATCTGGTTTAGATTATCCTGAAGGTGTTTCAATATCAACAGGAATTGTAACAAGACATGCTTATTCaatattaaatatagaAGATTATAATGGagataaattattatatataaagaatcCTTGGGGTTGTATTCGATGGAAAGGAAGATATTCTCATAATGATATTGAAACATGGACAAAAgaattacaaaaaaaattaaattattctTTAGAAAAAGCTATAAGTAAAGATGATGGTTGTTTTTGGATTCCTTGGAAAGatgtaataaaatatttttcacatatatatatatgttggAATAGTGTTATTTTCCCATACCAATTTGAGATACATACAAAATGggaaaataataatttattgAATTCATCCATATTATTAGATGATACACATTTAGTTGCATACAATCCACAATTTGCTTTACATTTAAATGTAAGAAAACAAGACTTATCAGAAGATggtttatattatataggTAAGAAACCAATAGAAGTATGGATACTTTTATCAAGACATGTAAGAGAACGTAAAAGTGATGTATCTCAAAAGTATTTAGCTTTACATGTGCACGCAGGTAATGATAGAATTATTTGCCCCTTATTTCCAATAAAACAGGGGATATACTCCAATGGAGAATGTACATTTATAAAGTTAATAATAGGTGGTAAGGATGACCTTATGAGTATTAATATGATGAGTGAATCGAAGAAagaaatgaataaaaataatatacaaaatgtGGAAAATACTAAaaatttagaaaatataaaaaagggggtcaatatgaataatatgttaaatAATGTGCAAAAAGGAAATAGCACTCATAGTAGCGGAAAGAACAATAATGTAATCATTGCTAATGATCaaagaaataatatgatCCCAAATAGGAATAATAATCACCATAgagataataataatcaccatagagataataataatcacTATAGAGATAATAATGATCACCATGGCGATAATGATTATAACTGTGTGAATGATGAAAAGcaaaattttgaaaatgATCCAGATGTGCTGAGAAATGTAGATTATGTATTGATTGTATCACAATATTCACAAAAAGAAGAATTTAATTTTACTTTAAAAGTTTTTAGTCATACTCATTTATCCTTATATGAAATACCTCCTTTATTTCCTGATAATTAttcatcattatattttaaaggTAAGTGGACGAATAAAAGTGCAGGTGGTTGTTCTAATAATTTGTGGTCTTATTTTAGAAATCCTCATGTGCGTTTATATGTTCCAGAATGTACAAGattttatatcttcttAGAATGTTCTCAAGAACATTCAGTTAATTTAAGAATATTTAAAGGAAATACATCTTCACCAAGatctttaaaaaaaggaGATATAATATCTAGTGGTCCATATAAAGCTGGATGTTGTTATATAGAATGTACATTAGAAAGTGGAATATATTGTCTCATGCCTTCATTATATAGAGCTAATGTTACAGGTAATTATcaaatatgtatacattATCCAAATAATAAAGAGAAACCGattttgtattttattCCTTATTCTTATATTGTACCAcctttttcattttttaaatatgaattggtacatttatattctttaaaaaattattccgtcattttatttcataCAACATGTATGACATTATTATCTTTAAGAATTAcattttttcaaaatatgGATATTAAAGGCATACCCtttgttaatatatataaaagaataagTGACTCAAATAAGACAACAGACGATTGTGAAAGTggaaatattataaaaaataattcattcATAACATgtattaattataataattctatatataaattaattgAGAAATGCAATATTCATGGAAATACAGGAAATGACGTTCTTCCACTTTCAACATGTGCTTATGATTactatataaaatttaattcCGTATTAATACCCTTAGTAGAActagaaaaagaagaagcTTCTTATCTATTACTTATAActacaaatataaaagatgaTATTCTCTATAACCACGAAGCTCATTTTATATCAGACAAGCAAATTTTTGTGGATAAATTTTATCCACCCCAATAAAAACCtttaaaaattttctattaatttaagaaaaagagagaaaaatatataaaaataaaataggCACACattaaaatgttttaattttattttatcaatttttttttttttttaaataaaaactATAAAACTTGttttaattataatcataaaatttttttatgtgtgCAATGAgtgttttattttttctatatatgaatattatttatgaaaaatactaaattaaaaatgagAAAAGAAATGTGTTAAAAAGatgtatatgtaaatatatttgaaagAGCACAGAATAATTTGGCTATGGgatttttataatttaggcaaatttgttttttaaaacatatatatattatatatatgtatgtaaTAGGGCttgtatttattaaatatatatatatatatatatatattttactttcatttagtttattttttttatttcatttattatttatataattatcgTTTGCAGATTATAATAGGATAAATGGAAGTATctaaatttatatacatataattatacGTTATATCAAAATGTAAGAGTATAgactatatatatttatatatatgtacttATAATGTTTGGAGAGACCAGCTTTATTTTAAAGCATTATAAGGAACATTTAGGGAGtatgtaaaataaaattatatgtaatgACATATTAGTTGCAATGATAAAAAGATTACTAAACgtttataatttttgttcTTTAAATAGATTTTCATGTTCGAAGGAACATATGAGATTACATAGTATGATATATAGAAAGAATTATGAATATAGTAAGAAGAATTGTTTTAtagaagaatataataGAAAGTATATTCATacacataataatatatatataaaaaaaaaactatatgatataatacCATACTTATGTATATGTAAAgatgtaaaaaatataacatcgaatataatattttatattttagAAAATTTAAGTACAAAAAATGttgttaatattaatgaatataaagataatataaaaaaaatatattttaatataatgaaatgCTATCATAAAATctttgaaaataataatgaatatggagaatatatatttactctctttaatgatgatataattatatCAGTTAGTCCttcattaaaaaaaaaacaaaaaaatattatacaggatatattattgaatagtttaaatttcttttttgaaaataataaaacatataaaaataaattaaatataaatttgatgtgtaatataattaattatccaaaatttttatatgtattacATTCAATTAATTAtgatatgaatataataaaagaaaatttaaGTGTACAAAATGTAgattatttattatctcaatatattaatacaacaaaatatattactaCAGCAATTGAATTCgcttcattttttaaaacgCCCAACATGAATATTTTCACACCTTTTAAGAATCATGGTACATTTAATTATTCCTTATTATTAGAACATATAGTAAATAAGCAGTTGAAAAATGCACTCCTTTTGTTATTGAAGGATATTGAATGTAGTCAATTAAAGCAGGAAATACTTTTATATCTGTTATCTTCAAATGATATTACAggtatataaatatatatatataaacatataaatatataaatatatatatatatatatatatatatatatgtatgtattttattttattttattttattttattttattttattatttttttcttttgtaGGCCTGTGCTTAAACGAATGGGCCTATTTAGCAGCAAAAGAATATTTACTTATGAATAAACGTGcaaatgataataataaaaatataaatgttaacattttaaaaagatcaattgataatattatagatTATAATGATGCTAACCTTCCAAATTTGgaatattttgttttacCTGAAGACGTTAAAAATGTCAAGTATATAAATTGTATTAAtgattttaataatatggtTATAACCATAAAAGAGGAACTAAACGATCATtggaaatataatatatacaatataaataatatggttaattatacaaatgataataataataataataataataataataataataataatatattaacatatgaatatattaataaaatacttaggaaagaaaaaaaaagatattatattgGTATAGATATCGAATGGGatagatataaaaaagaaaacgTTAGTGTTTTATCTATTtcaacaaataaaaaaatttatataatagatttatattttattgattataattataaattaatcatatttaaattttttaaatggTTATTAGAAAAtccatttatatataaattgttttttaattttcCTACTGATATTAAAATCATGTCTTCATATTTTCAAAACATAtcacatataaatatatataacaacATTATAgatttaaatgataatatatatatgtattcaaaaagaaatgaaCAAAAGACGTCttataacaataataatattttatattttgaagCATTGAATAGAGATATGATTCAATCGAATGATATACATTTATTCAAACAGTTAGTACATTCAACACCttatcattttaataaaaatataataaataatattaacaacaataataataataataatattaacatattaaacaaacaaatgttaaaattatattttaaaagttTAAATGACTTGTGtataaagatattaaataaaaaattaaataaaaaatttcaaTTAGCTAACTGGAATATAAGACCACTTACCCATGAACAAATAATTTATGCTTCTATTGATTCTTATGTTTTAATAAAGATAGAAGAAATGTTGATAGAAAAAGGTTATATGTCTACATGTGACTCCAACAACAATCAAATGATGAATTTATTTgttcaaaaatataagttGAGAGACAGTACATGggaataaatataataaatattagacggtataaatgtatatatatatatatatatatatgtgaatgTGTTcaaatatgttttttttttttttttttttttttttttttttttctctgTAATATTCCtataaagaattataaaaaagtatattACTTTAATGACacatatttaattttttcctcttcttatattttttttttaaaattttttaaaaatttttttaaggttttaaacatttttttccccttttttttaaaaaaaacaaaaNNNNNNNNNNNNNNNNNNNNNNNNNNNNNNNNNNNNNNNNNNNNNNNNNNNNNNNNNNNNNNNNNNNNNNNNNNNNNNNNNNNNNNNNNNNNNNNNNNNNNNNNNNNNNNNNNNNNNNNNNNNNNNNNNNNNNNNNNNNNNNNNNNNNNNNNNNNNNNNNNNNNNNNNNNNNNNNNNNNNNNNNNNNNNNNNNNNNNNNNNNNNNNNNNNNNNNNNNNNNNNNNNNNNNNNNNNNNNNNNNNNNNNNNNNNNNNNNNNNNNNNNNNNNNNNNNNNNNNNNNNNNNNNNNNNNNNNNNNNNttttttttttttttttttttttttttttttttttaaaaaatttcaatttttaaaaaaaaaaaaaaaaatttattaatataaaaaaatatttttttttttttttttttttttttttttttttatattgaGCTCAAAAGATATTATCCGACATGcatacatatacatatatataatataattgtGTACACACTTATGTATGCTCATCAAAATTATTGAAGTCGTACATaaattgttatatatatatatataagaatacatatatataattacaatctatatttaatatataaagcATACATACATGTAATTACAGCATATAAATGATCCTTTAAATAGGGGTGTATCTACACAcatgtgtatatatatatatgtatatatttttttaaaagttTTATAACAATTGCTTTAAGGTATTAAACTTCATGATCCCTgttatttaataaaacactaatatatgttattttttttatttcccTACAAAATGAACATTATTATTCTgtattcatatatattatgaaaactataaaatacaaaatatatatatatgttacATACTTGTCAGGGTTTTTATATTGGTCCTTTAtgaattaatttttttttttaattttttttttttttttttgtcataatataatttgtttatGTTGGCCTTATTTACTCCCGCCTCATcttataattaatattttatattattttatttaatttaatttatatatttttatttttgttcGTGTATCCttgttaaaaaataaaataaacatgGAAAGTTTAGATGACAGATGGAATAATCAGGTTGATAATTTCCATATGAAGGTAAATAAGCTAAGATGCGATATGAATGAATATAAGAAAGGATGTTATAATGCATACAACGTGcgaaataataaaaatgatttatttgcacacttacaaaataataatatgaaaagaaGAGAATTGAtacatatgaataataattatgaaataaaCAATTATCTAAAGAAACCTCATAATCAAAcgtatatattaaaagacGATAAACATTCTAATGTTAATGATGTAACCTTTCCAGTGTccaaaaatatttcaaacAAAGTGATAAAAACAAATGAGGAAAAAATTTTAGAAAACAAATGTTGTTTCAAATTGAATGTtagaaataaaagaaaaaatgaaaagatcataaaaattaatgaGAAGCGTTGGTTGATAggtaatatatatgaataatgaattatatatatatgaaaagaaaaaatgaaaagatcataaaaattaatgaGAAGCGTTGGTTGATAggtaatatatatgaataatgaattatatatatatgatatatttattttcacCTATAATATATACCTACATAAATCAAATGCTCCTCACaaatttcattttttttttttttaaactCATTTATAGCTACAAAACATGTAAAGATAGAAAGGGTAAACAAAACTGGAATTGAACAAACTGAagaggaaaaaaataaaaaggaccaaaatagatatatatatttagaaGGGGAAGaaggtaaaaaaaaaaaaatcaaagcttaaatataaaaatatatatatatatatatatatatatatatattatatatatataaatatatacatatatacatatatttatattttatattatagGCAATTTGCATTTATATCCAATGTATTCAGACTCCGAAGTGGGGTTTGAAAATATCTCTCATATTGAAGATGAAAGCTTATCaaagataaaaaaagaaaatcaagatgatgatgatattaTGACTACAAAACATCTAGCTCAATGGAGTTCAGATATTGTACATAAATATCTTGAAGAAGCCATTGAAAAAACAAAGTCCATTTtcaaaaattttaatatggAATCTCGacaaaaagaaatatttaaaaggatcaaattataaatttagaaataaaataaatatacaaaaaaaaaaaaaaaaaaaaatagaagaatattatatgagTGTAAATATGtgtgaatatataaaaatataaattgacatataaatatatattttatattccatctcatatatattgggaaaaaaaaaaataaaaggacaataaatatataatatacttattatatatatataaatatatatatatatataattacacgtatattttaaaaaaatgttttttcgtcaaaaattaaaacattttctttttctttttaatcATTATTTCTAAATTTAAGTACTTTTGTGAAACATTTATGTGTtactatatttttttttattttataatttttttttttttttttttttttttttcaaaatggaaatttataatattttttataattgAAACTTTATTCNNNNNNNNNNNNNNNNNNNNNNNNNNNNNNNNNNNNNNNNNNNNNNNNNNNNNNNNNNNNNNNNNNNNNNNNNNNNNNNNNNNNNNNNNNNNNNNNNNNNaaataatataaaataataataattatatgtattatatatttaaaggtttttatataaacctttttttttaatattgtGTGTTATCCGTTTTAAtgtaaaattattaatacataaaatGTGTAAAGGTAAAACAGAAATTTAGATTgtgtaataatattttaaaattcttcattttgtttacacattttttatgttttaattataaatcgatttgaaaaaaaaatttttagttttatcttttaatttttttttttttttttttataatgagaatttgtctttttttttttttcctttttgtaaaattttaaaatatttccttttaaataattattatgttataaaattattttatataaaagaaggatacaaaaaataataaataaataaattaaagAACTAAATATATGACAATTTAAAtgttcaaaaaaaaaaagaaaaaatataaccAAAAGTATTACCAATTAAGTTGttctattaatattatactTTTAAATTTGCATATGATTTACAGTATAATGGTGttaataaacaaaattaaaaaataacgataaaaaaaaattgtacaaaattaatatgttttatatgataaattgactcatttttttactttttttttttttttttaagaattaaataataaataaatattttctttataatgataatattatagaCATGTATATTTGTATGTAGGAACCGATAATACACAgcaaatataaataaataaaagaaatatatatatatatatatatatatatattattttaatattatgtataatGGACAGATTAATTcaaattaataatacattatttattgatttaaataataataaccAACAGATTGATGGAACAGAAGactttaatatttttgatataaatgaggatgaatatattttaaataacgatggaaataatatagaaatacaatatagattagaaataaaaaggTGTGTGGatatttttgttaatttattaaaagatCAAAATGTACAATATGacaattataaaaaaatgatggATAGTAATATAAACGTAATTAAAATGATACAAGCTATTAATAATTGCGGATTAAAAACAGAAGAGTTTTATTCCACAAGATTAATGATgatcatatatttaaagaattaCCTTTCtgaatttataaatacatatattaaaaatattgtgAGTACTTATGAAAAgcataaatataaaaaggaaataaataattttaataatttaatatatactaAAAATGATAAGATGGTAGACAAGGAAGataatcatttttattcaaATGAACAACACGgaatacataaaaatggagaaaataaaaataatatgatgGTACCACAATgtatacaaaataattttgCATTTATTAGTTTTTTAAGAAAAGGAATTTTTGATTCTTACTCCatattagaaaatataGAGGATAAATCAAAAAGTATTACAATAGAAGAATggatatatttaaaagagaaaattatgactttaataaaaaattcttGTGTGATAAACACAAatttatgtaataatataaaggaGAGATGTTGTGGCAATTTTTTGGACGAAATTAATAAGAATATGTATAAATcatataagaaatataatagtATAATTGAGATGAAGAATTTTAATgaatgtttatattttattgatatattttttaatatatttttagtTGATTATCCCTATAAGTGGGATAATTTATTAGAAGACCTTTTCAATAactttaattttatttctataattAAAATGGATGATTGTTCGAATATTCTAAATAAAGATTATAATGGAActattaattatattatgaaattcattaataatatggatataTCTAATAGTGATTTACAATATATCCcaaatgaagaaaattGTAATAAGTATAAGATGGTGATAGATTATTCAAAGTTTTACATGTTAAtgttattaataaataaaattttgaaaaagTATATACCTCCAACAGATGAATTAAATTCATattctaatatatattatacttattttagttcaaatataaataataataataaaaatttgttagaaaaagaagatgATTATCATATGTTGAATATACCTTGTGAAAATTTATTAGTTGGATATAAggatataataaaaatatactttCCATTTTTCAAtagattattattttatttattgcACCAAGTAAGgaatgtatatattatatttatcatagAGATGATTGTAAAATGTATGTACAAATTATTACTATGTGATTTGTGTATATTGTCAGAGGAGGTTATAAATGAGCATGAACttttatttacaaatataatgaaaatattagaaataaatttatctgaatatgtaaataaaatatattttatgaataaaGAAGAAGCATTAAATGGAGAATCCATATCTGTTTCTAAAATGTTTGAAGAAGGTTcttatgaaaatataaatgaattaatgaataataatgaggaaaataatatagacaaattatatttaaagatATTATTGAAAAGTAAGAAATGGTGTTTGAAAATTTTgaatatgtttttatatagaTCAATTCATTTTGATGATATGAATGACACTTGgaaaatatttcttaaaCATTTTGAggataaatatataatatttttagaaaaaataactcttttgatattaaaaattatgatgaaTACTATATATTCTGATGATGAAAGAAATAATACTAATAGATTATAtagttatataaaatatgtaataaattATACAGATTACATGAAATATGCTGATAAATGTTTATCTCTTGCCTTGAATTATGTGTCCATGATTATATCATTGgatcatttaaaaatgtttatatatcaaaatgttttaagtgatatatttttgaattGTCTATTTATCCACATAGATAATATCACCCACATAGAATGCATCGACGtaatgataaaattaaaatatataaataaataaataaataaatatatatatatatatatatatatatatatatatagacatatttaatatatattttgtacTTCATTAACATgtcatataattattctcatggatttatttgtatatcCAATTATTACTCATTATGAATCTGTTAATGTgtatttatcattttttttgttattatattatattatattatattatattatattatattatattatattatattttatttttatttttatagaaCTTCCAGGTACATCAAGCAAGGACGAAAGAAGAGAAGAAACTGCATGATAACTTAAAATTTGAGGAATAcattatatgttttaaaaaacataCAATATTTCGAAATTACTTATTAAGCTGCTATGATGATAGCAGCTCGAAGAGCATACTgaagaaatatatgaactatataatatatttattttgtgaATTGTTATGTAAGTACttttatgatataatatattacttaGATGAAAAGATCAAAGAGAATTTAAAAgtgtatttattatatcaaaatgtatatatgaatttattatatcctgaaatgtatataaaaaaggatattaattttttgaatgatgataaaataaGTATCAAGacttataaaaaaagtagCTTATTTTTCAACGCagaaattaatataaatacaggtaatcattatatatatataaataatattattgatTATATATCTGAGATAATAAGAAATCATATGAAGGAAAATAAGATAgattataattttgatttttctaatttttatttactaAACAACGATACGTTTAATAgtatgatatatattataaagaatTTGCCTTTATACAAATATTCTGAGGATGATTTAATATTCAAAGGTTTATAtagtataaataatgagtataatttaaattatagttttataataatgaatgatataaatttgtataaatatttttctctttatatgtttttaatatattataaatatgaatttGTGAAGGCaaaattgaaaaatataatttcaGAAAAGAATGAGGAATGTGTGTTGTCAATGGAATATGTAAGTGGTGGTGATAATAGGGacacatataataaagaaaataagaaggataataatgaatataaatattatagtGACGATAAAAATAGTAGTACACCTTATAAGAGTAATTATTTGTTGGATAATAATTTTGGAAtagataaagaaaataatatatctatagAAGATCTTATGGAAGAATATTTTAGACATAGAGAAAGATATAAAGATTCATTTTGTAAGGAAAACAATGAAATAGAAAAATTTGATCATATTGtagataatttaaaaaataaggaTAAGGATTTTTTTCTCAAACATATGTTGATAAACCTTTTACATCCTTATTCTGATAATTTGAAGAGAAAAGTAATGTGGATgataaaagaatatatgCACATATTAACATTTGATGATAATGTGATACgatttttcttttatggttgttttataaatttattttattttgaaaagCATATAAAGTTAAAATCATTTGAAAcattaattaatttaatgTATATGTTTGGTATTCCTAGTaaagtattatataatgattttAGAGAAGttttgatatttttatttttccaattattaatattgtttataaaaaaggaatCAGAATGTGTTGATAGTTTGTTATATGAAGAGAATAGAGGtgttcttttattttataataatgagaAGATGGATTTATTGAGATTATTGAAGGGTAACCTAGTAAAAGAATTAAAGGATAAATTTAGAGgaaataatgatgataataatattattaattgtTATATATGTAGTCATTCTTTGGAATGCCTGTACACATCATATAACTGCTTTAGTGATAATTTCATGAATgatgttatatataagaatttttatttttatttggAAAAGATAGAAGagaataatatgaatgaatTTTTGAAgtttatttctttattttatcaaaacgaaataaacaataacatttttttattcatcAATTTGTTAAATGAATCATTGTTAGATATggtttatataaaaattcGAGGAAAGGATGAGGagtataattttttaagaatattgaaatttttttctttttttttggaacATTATAAGAATACATGTAGTACTCAAGATGTGttgattataaaaatattacagaatgaaaattttattatatatttcaagagtattattttgaatatattggaaaatttaaaaaagaaaaataagGGGACATTAGttgaaaaagaaaagcatagatatatattaaatgaagaaatattaaatgagatatattatatattat is a window encoding:
- a CDS encoding hypothetical protein (conserved Plasmodium protein, unknown function); this encodes MDRLIQINNTLFIDLNNNNQQIDGTEDFNIFDINEDEYILNNDGNNIEIQYRLEIKRCVDIFVNLLKDQNVQYDNYKKMMDSNINVIKMIQAINNCGLKTEEFYSTRLMMIIYLKNYLSEFINTYIKNIVSTYEKHKYKKEINNFNNLIYTKNDKMVDKEDNHFYSNEQHGIHKNGENKNNMMVPQCIQNNFAFISFLRKGIFDSYSILENIEDKSKSITIEEWIYLKEKIMTLIKNSCVINTNLCNNIKERCCGNFLDEINKNMYKSYKKYNSIIEMKNFNECLYFIDIFFNIFLVDYPYKWDNLLEDLFNNFNFISIIKMDDCSNILNKDYNGTINYIMKFINNMDISNSDLQYIPNEENCNKYKMVIDYSKFYMLMLLINKILKKYIPPTDELNSYSNIYYTYFSSNINNNNKNLLEKEDDYHMLNIPCENLLVGYKDIIKIYFPFFNRLLFYLLHQVRNVYIIFIIEMIVKCMYKLLLCDLCILSEEVINEHELLFTNIMKILEINLSEYVNKIYFMNKEEALNGESISVSKMFEEGSYENINELMNNNEENNIDKLYLKILLKSKKWCLKILNMFLYRSIHFDDMNDTWKIFLKHFEDKYIIFLEKITLLILKIMMNTIYSDDERNNTNRLYSYIKYVINYTDYMKYADKCLSLALNYVSMIISLDHLKMFIYQNVLSDIFLNCLFIHIDNITHIECIDNFQVHQARTKEEKKLHDNLKFEEYIICFKKHTIFRNYLLSCYDDSSSKSILKKYMNYIIYLFCELLCKYFYDIIYYLDEKIKENLKVYLLYQNVYMNLLYPEMYIKKDINFLNDDKISIKTYKKSSLFFNAEININTGNHYIYINNIIDYISEIIRNHMKENKIDYNFDFSNFYLLNNDTFNSMIYIIKNLPLYKYSEDDLIFKGLYSINNEYNLNYSFIIMNDINLYKYFSLYMFLIYYKYEFVKAKLKNIISEKNEECVLSMEYVSGGDNRDTYNKENKKDNNEYKYYSDDKNSSTPYKSNYLLDNNFGIDKENNISIEDLMEEYFRHRERYKDSFCKENNEIEKFDHIVDNLKNKDKDFFLKHMLINLLHPYSDNLKRKVMWMIKEYMHILTFDDNVIRFFFYGCFINLFYFEKHIKLKSFETLINLMYMFGIPSKVLYNDFREVLIFLFFQLLILFIKKESECVDSLLYEENRGVLLFYNNEKMDLLRLLKGNLVKELKDKFRGNNDDNNIINCYICSHSLECLYTSYNCFSDNFMNDVIYKNFYFYLEKIEENNMNEFLKFISLFYQNEINNNIFLFINLLNESLLDMVYIKIRGKDEEYNFLRILKFFSFFLEHYKNTCSTQDVLIIKILQNENFIIYFKSIILNILENLKKKNKGTLVEKEKHRYILNEEILNEIYYILYIFTKKSLFNYKIFWFYFNYGVACIYKDLKFFSIEEDMINVEEKLYNTPIYIFQFFNNLIRRDIINVFFSLGVEEPFECNEVLPISLIEILRKISLLYLCVSDENMNDQTFYYNSIVGINGLYLYNNILSYLIMLLIRNNIFFTYPLWFELNRSYEIIHDGTVLSDMDDCISNCSFKKYDHFLGVNDIGSKMCSLKNDVCITSKQFGLDENILNENILDENILNENILNENILDENILYGLPKNEEYDEKAILGGTMKKLKDIQYVNDMEETKNVEYTFSNGCQDILFYKEMKNYFRERKKGEKYTKHEKRNNRIGFCAHINESTFDSDGDIYDNRNNNIKDNMYNNNKDGNINNKHIVSLDNGKDRKISELMNTLYFNIFLLKDKKEEHIRKLLKSLKYINDNFFFYNCQNEYEIYMINLMIQKKRYIYQSFSMYIYLDIQDFFDILVKGNIFDKVIDDWINDIFYIYQNSDDLKYFIFSLSNMLIYLCLYEKVKKMRDLKNDKYDVNNMNDSINDSMNDNICMGEGKNYVEMEKEMEYEYLFPFFFFFLKNKRNTTNAINSINSINSINSNCINNDSKLFEEILKKDMIRIDSINEYATNKLNEKITKIINALINIVLILPIPYEEDMKVFNKNLLRRLAPICGERENIKDNTLLKLNSTNSNIINGTKSCLDNIQFDDLIQNILFMHLNNYEQKFYERNDKEEQHMNKSYHYNVVHINKFDELKLNGKKVSIHYYFQNNSNQEFIDRLISDCNCNYFKISFYVKKAFSLLTHKGFSNDDLINMIGCSDKYYNFINIISMDI